In Chelonia mydas isolate rCheMyd1 chromosome 7, rCheMyd1.pri.v2, whole genome shotgun sequence, the sequence gggttagggctgcatgcatgcctagatgcggaatagggcgttgatgtgctctctcacatcgcagtaatcggcctcagtgatcttttcaaaggtctcatccagaacttgggcaatgtgcttgagcaggtttcttgggagagcccctgtggtccttgtcccagtcaggctaacttgtccgcgACACTGTGCCATGAGGGTTGgggagaccattgctgcacacaggcaagctgcatatgggccagggcggaagtcGCATTTTAGTAGAAGACCCTcacttgcttcccaggtcaccctcagcagcgagatatcttccaggacgaactcctgtggaaaatgtggggcgagtgttcagtataggggccccttgcagctgttggctctccccaaggcacagaaacccagagggcAGTaaagccatgaaacaatcagtcccccttgaccctgtgcttactcaccattttggggctcccgtgggttatgtgcactcactttgggacaggcaaattatgctattgtgtagactgtgcttgccgttaagtacaggggaatcattgctTTGACTGGTTGGAACAATGCTGcgtctgttaagtgttgcattttgcctttacagatgcaaccttgagatctcagccgtccatgttatcaccagccaaaagactccaaagaattaggaagaggccatgtagaagcaaagaagacatgctgcatgaagtaatgcagcagtcccttaatgagaatctaaaagtgcaggagtggagggagagtgaaaggaggatccaccagcagaatgaggagcgctggGACAAACGCATGGAGCTCCGGCAGGAAAGCATGGATTGGCTGATAAGCATCACGGAGCGCCAAGTGGACTTGATCCGGCTTGCAggttcctgaacaggccagtcttccgaaagatgcatgcgtcatgcacctttctgggccagcctgcattaatgtcaatgaaatgcccacggtgatccacaagtgcctggagaaccatagagaaataccccttccgattaacatactcggaggctaggttGGCTGataccagaattggaatatgtgtcccatctgtcgcccctccgcagttagggaaacccatttgcgcaaagccagccacaatgtcatgcacattacctAGAGTCACGGTTCTTTTGAGCAggaggcgattaatggccctgcaaacttgcatcaacatgattccaacggtcaactttcccactccaaactggttcgcaactgatcggtagctgtctggagttgccagcttccagattgcaacagccacctgcttctccactgtcagggcagctctcaatctcatgtccttgcgccacagggtGGGCGTGAGCTCATTatacagtcccatgaaagtggcttttctcatctgaaagttctgcagccactgctcctcattCCAGACTtccatgacgatgtgatcccaccactcagtgcttgtttcccgagctcaaaagtggcgttccactgtggtgagcatgtccatgaatgccacaagcaatctcgtgtcgtatgcATTACACGACTCAATATCATCGTCGGAGTCCTCATTGtcagtttggatcttaaggagtaacccgactgccaaacgtgacgtgctggcgagacttgtcagcatattcctcagcagttcgggctccattcccacagaccgaaagggaagacagagtgcacagtacaaaaaatgttgaaagatggcacgAAATGTggacagggattgctgggatgcgaaccgatgcatcatggggcgttgggacaggacccacaATGCCCCGCACCcctcgcccccttcccacaagccacagcgccagaatgggaagaggtgctctgtgggatagctgcccataatgcaccgctcccagttccgctgcaagtgctgcataTGTGGCCACGACAgcgcgcttgcagctgtcagtgtggacagactgcagtgctttccccactgcgctctccgaaggctggtttaactcaaagcgctctacatctgcaagtgtagccatgcccttagagtCAGTagacagttttaaaaagtttgtgcaagcttgaaagcttgcaCCAAAAGAAGCGGGTCCactaacagatattacctcacccactttgtgttTCTATAATATCCTGGGGCCGACATAGCTACACCAACACAGCAAACGAAAGTTTTAAATGGCCAAAATGAAATTAGAATGGAAACCATTTTGCAGCCTTAACTTGAGGTCATTGGTTTACAGGCTATTAagcaacatttttttcctttgagtaAATATTTGTGCTGAATCTTCTCATCCAACTCCAAAATCCTGTGGAAGGCAATACAGCTAAACTAGAAAATGGAGCATTTGCCAATTCTGGCAATTTTATCTCAATTCtctcaatatttggtgtttttcttgaagccTTAACTCCTGGATTCATATAATTATATggaaatctcagctttctttttttaagtaagtttcaCTTTACGGTGGCAAAGGAAAGTCTGAAATGGTGACCTGTGTGAATCCCAGTGTCTCAAAAACAAATGGCAACTAAAAACACACAACagttattactatttttaaaagaatctcaTTTTTATGATAAAAATTTCAATCTTATGATTTTGAACGCTGACAATTTTTGAGCATGTGGGGTTAGAAGCCTTGCTCTCTATTCCTTGTCCTTGTGCATATCTAGTGCCTGGGCTTTCTGAAGAGTGGCACAAActctcctcttctttttcctggCTGCTTCCCCTAGTCAGGTTCTGTGACTTTAACAGCTTTCTTCTAAAAGTCATGATCGTAGGCCACGCTGCTGTGTTGACCCGCTGAGATCCAGTCCGTGTACCAAGTCTTTGGGGTCCCCTTGGTCCCTTCTATCCCCAATCACTGCAAGAGCCAACCTCACATGAAAGCTTTGCTTGTTGAAAAGAATGTGAAGCATGGCATGGGGTGAGCCCATGAATCcagggcagctggggccagggagcCAGCCTGGTCCACAGCACTAGCCGAGTTGTCACGCAGTCAGCCTGGGCTGTGGTGCTTGGTGCCAGGTcaggcagccagcctgggccccagGGTAGCCAAAGGCCCTTGGGCTCCAGCACCCACCTCCCCCGCCGCAGGGTGCTACCCAGGCCCCTATTAGCCTCAGCCCCTTTTGGCTTCAGGACGATTCCTGCCAACGACGGGGGTCCCGGCCCCGCACGAAGTATCCCTGGGAGCGGGGACGTGCCTGAGACCCAGAGCAAAGCGCCAGCCCCTGCTCTTTGCCTCCTTGTGGGTTCCAGCTGTTCACATGAGGGACTTGCCCCGCACAAAGATGGCGACTGCACGAATTCCATTACGCGACCATGCTCCGCACAAAGATGGCGTTTCCTGGGGGTTGTTCCGTTTCCTGGACACCGGCGGCTGAAGCCGTTCCGAGCCCCTCGTCCAATCTGCGGCCGCCAACTCTCCCGTCTCGGCTGCCGACCGACCAATCGGGAAAGGGAGCGTGTAGGCCTATGGATGGGTCGGCGAATGGGAGCTCGAAGTGTGAGGGAAGCGCCAGGAACATccaatggggtgggggatgggcggTGCATGTTGTCAAGGAACCGGGTGCGACGGGGTCTCGCAGAGCGGCGTGTGCGCCTGAGGAAGCCGGGACCGCCGTGGCAAGATGTGGGTGGCCAacgggctctgggcggcgctggccctgatcctgctcccgGGCGGCAGCCGGGCCCTGCGGGAGGGGGACTGCGAGGGTGAGCGAGGGGCCGGCGGGTGTCCCTGCGCGGGGCGAGGGGCTGCGCCCGGGCTGGCTCGGGAGAGTCCCTGGCCTCGTGGGGCTGCTCTTCACCGGAGGCTcggtgggctgggggctgccggcCGCTGCGTGGCGCTGGGAGGAGTGGGGCtcctggtggggggagggctccTTGAGCTGGCTGGGGTCTCCTGGGCCGGAAGGGGCTTCTTGAGGGGCTACCTGGAGGGGGAGAGGTGTGCCTGAGCGGGTGGGGAGCTGCCCGGGGGGCTCCCTGAGGTGCCGGGCAGTCTCCGAGGGAAAAGGCCTTAGTGAAGAGCAGCCCAGGAAGGCGATGGGAAGCTGCCTCTTGTCACTGTCTGTTGGGACTGGAGTGTCTCCTGCCTAGCTCGGTTCCCCGTCACTGGGGGTGCATGGTCTGGCTTGTCTGTGAAGTTATCGTGTGTGAGGTAGGGGTAGGTAACTGGCTTGCTATAAagtggggagaagggctgaagAAAATGTTTGAATGGTCCTATGCCCTGAGGAGAAATAATGCAGGGGAGGTATGGCAAGAGATAGCACATCTAAAAGGGAAACTTCTCTGAGATCTTTAATTACTAACCAGACACACCTGTAGACATAACTGAGCTACAAAGCAAAAATTAAGCTTTGTCCTTCATAGCAGCTTTCTGTTGTCTCTGTCAGCCTGTTTTAAAACACCTAACCAAAACTTTTGCTTGTTTATATCAGGAAGAGGGAGTCCTGATTTTGCAAAGATCTGTGGAGACCCTCATAGTGATATCAGCCAGGACTGCAACTCTCTCTTACATGCACCCAGTTGAGAAGAGCAATTTTGAGACCAGGGTCCAAATATTTGAAGCTATTTTGATGACTGTCTTcaagtgtctaaatacctttaaaaatctgtccctaagacTGATATTTAGTACTCTACCCCCttggttttttaaatttctctcaTTTCACAGTTCACCTTCATTAAAGATCCATTTAATACTCAGTTCTTCACTTCTCTGCTCTATCCTAGGTTTAGGGTATTTTCTCTGTAATAGCTGATAATCTCCAAATAAAGCAAAGTAGGGAGCGTGAGGAATATTCTGATTAAAGGTTTTCTGATATGGAAGAACTTCCATAGGTAAGGAAGTGAATTCTGAACCTGAATGTTGGCAGGTCAGTAAAGGAGAAAGTGAATCTTGACTGTTTTCAAGTGTATTTGTAAATTGCAAGCCTGATCCCATAagtgaaatgtaattttaaaaaactttgtcTCCTTACATAGCATAAATGATACCATGGTGACTAACACAATAGAAATCATATAGGACTGGTCACCATTATACTCTGGTTCAGGTAATATATATGGTACCTTTTATGCTAAAAGGTGCCAGTGTTCAGCTAATAATACAAACTGAACCCTGTTCCTTGACAACACACACCCCATCGGGTGCTCCTGGTGCTTCCCTCACACGTcgagctcccattggcccacTCCTCCATGgtgcaccactgaaatgcatcaGCCTCTGAGGTTTAAATTACTTAACAGCACAGAACAGTTATGCAGCACTTCTTAAGTGAAGAGATTCTGCAGATGAAACTTTAAGGGGAACTTTAAAGATGTAGTTATCCAATTTGGAATTTCCCTGCAGTTCTGGAATTTTGCACCACTACTGCTGCAAAAAATGCCATAGTCTTTTTAATCAGGGATTAATTTTTTCACCTCATCTGAAAGATGGCATCTCCAGTGCCCCGTAACACCACGCTGGAACTCGGGTTCAAGAGTAAGTCAGTCACCAATATcattccctgcagcacctggAATCCAAATACCAGACCACAGCACAAGAACAGCGGACAGCACTATGTGGGAGAAGTAATGTGAAATGGCCAAAAAAGACGCTGTGCATGTAGAAAAAGTTCAGCTACCTATTTACTTCAGGTTATGCTTTCTGCCAGTGTTACGTATTTGAAGTGCAAACTTCTTCTTGGTCGTGTGCGGCTCAAATAGGTGATCCTGTATTTTTCAACTCCTTATGCCCTCCCTTGACTTTAGAGTTGAGTGTAAAAGTTGCTGAAGGCCATAAAGATTGGTTGATTCCTTCTCCTGATATCAGTAAAATGTATGGAAGGCCTAACCTGTGCCATTTTTTCCACCAGAGATAGGGTCAGCGTTTGACAGCTTGTCTCATCATTGAAAGTAACAGGATTGCAAGAGTGCTGCTGAGGGTCTCATTTGGTCCACAGAATTTTTCATACTAGTGACGTTGAGGTCAAGGTTGAGTTTCCAAAGCTGATACTCttaaacaaagcattttttccttttgtaaactGAGTGGACTTGATCTGTAGTCAGAGAGACCATAAACAGGGAGTTGACAGTGCCATATTTAAAGTCTGTCATTTTCAGAATAGTGTTGCATATTTAAAGTCCTTGGATTGACATTGAGTTATTGTTTTGGGAGGGAAGGATAAGAAAGCCTGGGCATTAAGTTGGCTCTTCCCACCCACCACTTACAGTGCTCCCTCTATTGTTTGCTGCTAGCAAATCTGCACTGTATTCCCTcggctcagtggttctcaactggtacctgtggcccagtcagcacagagctgcatcCCATGTGACATCTGCAGCGCCAtagaggtagtattggatgcagtccacaatggtaaataggttgagaaccactgccccagCTGAATCTGTTCTGCTCTTCCAGTACAGTACGAGTGCCATTGATGGGATCTCAGTGGATCTGTTTCTGTTCTAAGtattagcaagacaaggtgggtgaggtgtatAAGTATATGAGTGATATTTGAGTCACCTGTCCTCATTCATGCTCTAAAAGATATTCTATGATGTAATTGTTATGTGTGCAGCTTCAAGGGGATAGGTTCTTGGTCACTAATGCAGTGTCCTAACCTCATTCACAAACCCCTTCATTCTCTTGTTTTTGTACAGGAGTTTTCCCCAAGTGCTACTTCCAGATTAGTGCAAATGTAACGAATctttccatctttttttccccGTTAGTTTGTGTTACATTCCTGGGAAGGTTCTACCAGAGCCTAAATGACAAGGATGTTGAGTTCACACCAGCTAGTGTTGAAAAAGAACTCTTGAAATCCTGCAAAGAAGCAAAAGGCAAAGAGAACCGACTGGTAAGTAACAATGACCCATCACCATTTCTTTTGTAGCATAATTCATAAAACACATGGGAGGTAGATAGAAACTGGGAGTCTCTCACTGAATGCTTGTGTATACAGCATAGGCCTATATAGGGAAGATTTGTGGAGGAGTGCAGTCCATCTCcaccataaaaataaataaaaaataaatcagcacCAGTTTTCCTATTGCTTAACCTCATTTCTGCCTGTAACTGAACTGCAGTGAGAGAgtttttcattaatgatctggaggatggtgtggattgcaccctcagcaagtttgcagatgacactaaactgggaggaaaggtagatacgctggagggtagggataggatacagagggacctagacaaattagaggattgggccaaaagaaatctgatgaggttcaacaaggacaagtgcagagtcctgcacttaggatggaagaatcccatgcaccgctacagactagggaccgaatggctaggcagcagttctgcagaaaaggacattggggttacagtggacgagaagctggatatgagtcaacagtctgcccttgttgccaagaaggctaacagcattttgggatgtataagtaggggcattgccagcagatctagggatgtgattgttcccctctattcgacattggtgaggcctcatctggagtactgtgtccagttttgggccccatgctacaagaaggatgtggaaaaattggaaaacgtccagcagagggcaacaaaaatgattaggggactggaacacatgacttatgaggagaggctgagggaactgggattgtttagtctgcggaagagaagaatgaggggggatttgatagctgctttcaactacctgaaagggggttccaaagaggatggatctagactgttctcagtggtaccagatgacagaatgaggagtaatggtctcaagttgcagtaggggaggtttaggttggatattaggaaaaactttttcactaggagggtggtgaaacactggaatgcgttacctagggaggtggtggaatctccttcccttagaagtttttaaggtcaggcttgacaaagccctggctgggatgatttagttggggattgggcctgctctgagcagggggttggactagatgacctcctgaggtcccttccaaccctgatattctatgattcttacaaAATTTTACTTTCTGCTGTACCCCTTGAGCATTACATGATGCATCTAGATTGCCATACAAATTATGTTTAAATAATAATGCTTATCAACCCTTGAACTGAAAAATGGGCAAAGGAAATTAACCCAAAAGGAAGTGCTAATTGAAAGCAGTTCAAAATGCTTTCACAATTAAGTGACCCGAGTAGAAAGGACTTCCCCTATCTTTGAAGAGAACTAGGAGTGACTTTGTCAGACATACGTAGGGACATACTGTACTTCAGACAAGTTGTCCTTGAACTGAGAAAACTCTGCCTTCGGGCCAGTTCAGATAAAATGTCACTTGGGGGAACTAGGACAACCAGCCTCAACATAATGAGAAATCAGCTTTTCTCATAGCTCTAATAGGACTCATGGAGAAATATTCTGTACCAGTGAATGTGAAACTGCAAAACCATGCAACTTAGTCTGTCAAAAATACATATGACAAAAGGCCAAATACCACCAAGAAATGGCTTATGTTCTTTCTGTTCCTTATGAGTGAAAATAAATCTTCCCCTGGAGCTGAGGTGCTTCCAGGAGGAAGAGTGAAAGTGGGGCTGTGGTTCCTGTTCCCCCTTCACTTTGCTTGCTCTAGAAATCCAAACCAAAGCAGATGGTTTCAGAGACTCTGCCAGTAGTATTGTCCTCTCCTCTGGATAAAACAAATTCTGAGATAAAATCATGGCAAGATTGTGAGATTTGTATGGCAGAAAGCTCAGGGTCTCTGGCACAGAGGAGGGAGGAAGCAACCAGGAAAATCAGCTGAATTCTTCTGAAAGGATTCTTTTCCCTCAGCATCACTAGACGCTTCATACTTTTCCTTTTTACCACTCTAGTGCTATTACATTGGAGCCACCAGCGATGCAGCCACTAAAATGGTTAATGAGGTATCAAAACCTCTGAGTCACCACATCCCTGTGGAAAAAGTCTGTGAGAAACTAAAGAAGAAAGACAGCCAGATCTGTGAGCTAAAATATGGTGAGTTTGGGGAGACATTAGCTATCGGGTTAAATGATTGGATTTTTCTGCAGTATGGATCTTTGTTCTGATAGGTAACGTACTTGCACCCAATGCCTTGTATGGATCTGCTTCTAATCTAAAACAGGCTTAAGTGGGCTTCTTTTGAAAGATAATGAGGTGAAGCTACTTGCTCTTAAATTCTTCAGCAAGATCAGCAGAGTAAGTATTATGACAGATAACTTGAGCTGACCCCTGTCAGAGATGTTTGAATGGTCAGGCAGTAGCGCAAGTATATGTACTAAATGTTCCTGGAGGCTCCTCATAGGGTGATGAGGTGAAAGTTGCTGTCTGGCACTAATCCAACTCTGAGGGTTCCTGCACAGACATGGGTTTGTCTAGTGTGCAGCATTGCTTATGCCCAGGATTAGCCCAAACCCTTGCGGCTAGACTCTTAAAGGGTGCCTAACTACCTGTATAGGTGCCTAGGTCCAACATTTAAGCACCACTGACATTCATGAAACCaatgctcagctgctgcctaaccctgcgCAAGTCCTGATACTGCCCTACAGCTATCAAGTTACATGGAGCTTTAGGTCATGCCTAAACCCTGCCAGGATTTTCAAACAAGGCAGCCCCCACCTCTTGCCCGCAGAGCCCAATCCAGGAGGTGCTTAGAGCACACTCTTCATTTTGCTCTTGGCCATCTtaggcagcttcctgctcaggttgctggcttctgagaatcTCTTTCTTGGATGCCTAACTCTTCTCATACAATTGGGCTTCTTGTTACCAAACCCTATCAAAGACATTTACAAGagactctttcttttttttttttttttttatttaaaggctcTAGAGGCAATTCTGATAACTATAGCCAggaagcctaacttcagttccaggcaaattgtttgaaactatagcaaaaaaacaaaattatcagactCCAAGATAAACATGgtatgttggagaagagtcaacactctttttgtcaagggaaatcatgcctcaccaatctatgagAATTagttgagagggtcaacaagcatgtggacaagggcaaCCCAGTTGATATAGTggcctttcagaaagcctttgacaaggtccctcaccaaaggctcttaagcaaattaagcagTCATAGGATACGAAGGAAGGggctttcatggatcagtaactggttaaaagacaggaaactaaggacaggaataaatagtcagttttcataatggagagacgTAAATAGTAGGGTCCCCcatggatctgtactgggatatgtgctgttcagcatattcaaaAGTGATCTGAAATaaggtgtaaacagtgaggtgtcaaaatttgcagatgatacaaaattacacaaaataattaagtccaaagctgactgaaaagAGCTACTAAACCAGGTGACTGGGCAtcaaaacagcagatgaaattcagtgttgataaatgcaaagtaatgcacattggaaaacaatcttaactatacataccaaatgatggggtctaaattagctgttaccagaaagagatcttggaatcattgtgaatAATTCCCTCAAAACATCCTCTAAATgcacagtggcagtcaaaaaaggtaacaACGTTAGTAATCATTAGAAAGGGATAGATactaagatagaaaatatcatcatgccactatgtaaatccatgggtATGTCCATACCTTGAATAGTGCCTGCAGTTCTGTTGCCTCATCTctaaaaagatgtattagaattggaagaggagagcaacaaaaatgattacgggtatggaacagcttccatatcaggagagattaaaaagactgggactgttttgcttagaaaagagatgaatgatagaggtttataaaatcctgaatggtgtgaagaaagtgaacaaAAGTATTTACCtctttcacacaacacaagaattagggttcacgcaacaggtttaaaaacaaacataaggaagtacttgtCTACACAATGCAGTctcaacccatggaactctttgccatgggatgttgtgaatgccaaaagtgtaactggctttaaaaaaagttaattaggtaagttcatggaggacaggtccatcaatggctattagacaagagggttggggatacaaccccatgctccaggtgtccctaaccatccaactgccagaagcagggacaggatgacaggagatggatcactcaagattgccctgtgctgttcattccctctgaaatatctggcactggccactgtcagacacaggatactgggttgcagatgtagagtgctgtgagttaaa encodes:
- the MANF gene encoding LOW QUALITY PROTEIN: mesencephalic astrocyte-derived neurotrophic factor (The sequence of the model RefSeq protein was modified relative to this genomic sequence to represent the inferred CDS: deleted 1 base in 1 codon), which translates into the protein MLSRNRVRRGLAERRVRLRKPGRRGKMWVANGLWAALALILLPGGSRALREGDCEVCVTFLGRFYQSLNDKDVEFTPASVEKELLKSCKEAKGKENRLCYYIGATSDAATKMVNEVSKPLSHHIPVEKVCEKLKKKDSQICELKYDKQIDLSTVDLKKLRVKELKKILDDWDETCKGCAEKSDYIRKINELMPKYAPKAASSRTDL